A DNA window from Haliovirga abyssi contains the following coding sequences:
- a CDS encoding pseudouridine synthase — protein sequence MRLDKFLTECGLGSRTEVKKIIKKGIRINGKIVKNGKFQLDEFNSEVEVDNKRVEYKKYRYYILNKPQGVITATEDAREKTVMDILPTDVIKKNLIPVGRLDKDTEGLLLLTNNGELAHNVLSPKKHVKKKYFVKCEKEVNLADIKLLENGVDIGNYITKPAKVELLNEKEINLEISEGKFHQIKRMLKAVDNEVIYLKRVEFGELKLKDFNLGLGEVVEVSEKDIIGKDIIEKEGE from the coding sequence ATGAGATTAGATAAATTTTTGACAGAATGTGGATTAGGAAGCAGAACTGAAGTTAAAAAGATTATAAAAAAAGGTATTAGAATTAATGGAAAAATTGTAAAAAATGGAAAATTTCAACTAGATGAATTTAATTCAGAAGTGGAAGTAGATAATAAAAGAGTAGAATATAAAAAATATAGATATTATATTCTGAATAAACCGCAGGGAGTAATTACAGCTACAGAAGATGCAAGAGAAAAAACAGTTATGGATATATTACCTACAGATGTTATAAAGAAAAATTTAATACCTGTTGGAAGATTAGATAAAGATACAGAAGGATTATTATTATTAACAAATAATGGAGAATTGGCGCATAATGTGTTATCTCCTAAAAAACATGTTAAAAAGAAATATTTTGTAAAATGTGAAAAAGAGGTTAATTTAGCAGATATTAAATTATTAGAAAACGGTGTAGATATAGGGAATTATATAACAAAGCCAGCAAAAGTAGAACTTTTAAATGAAAAAGAGATTAATTTAGAGATTTCAGAAGGTAAATTTCATCAAATAAAAAGAATGTTAAAAGCAGTGGATAATGAAGTTATATATTTAAAAAGAGTTGAATTTGGGGAATTAAAATTGAAAGATTTTAATTTAGGATTAGGAGAAGTTGTAGAGGTTAGTGAAAAAGATATAATTGGAAAAGATATAATAGAGAAAGAAGGGGAGTAA